One window of Manihot esculenta cultivar AM560-2 chromosome 17, M.esculenta_v8, whole genome shotgun sequence genomic DNA carries:
- the LOC110605164 gene encoding CSC1-like protein ERD4 isoform X1: MDFSSFLTSLGTSFVIFVILMLLFTWLSRKPGNTVVYYPNRILKGLDPWEGGSRTRNPFAWVREAVSSSEEDVINMSGVDTAVYFVFLSTVLSILVLYGIILLPVLLPLAATEKRVYVTNSTSEGTFNELDKLSMGHVKEKSPRLWAFLIATYWVSFVTYFLLWKAYKHVSGLRAKALMSPEAKAEQFAVLVRDIPPPPEGQTIKEQVDSYFKSIYPETFYRSMVVTNNKEVNKIYEELEGYKKKLARAEAIYTKSKELGKPEGSRPSMRTGFLGLIGKEVDSIEYFNEKIKELVPKLEAAQKVTLREKQLRSALIFFNSRVAAASASQSLHAQMVDKWTVTEAPEPRQLLWSNLKVKFFERVIRQYVIYIIVALTILFYMIPIGLISALTTLDNLKKFLPFLKPIINIDAIKIVLEAYLPQIALIVFLALLPKLLLFLSKAEGIPSVSHAVRATSGKYFYFTVLNVFLGVTIGGTLFRTFKKIQKDPNSLVDLLGNGLPGNATFFLTFVALKFFVGYGLELSRLVPLIIYHLKRKYLCKTEAELKEAWAPGDFGYATRVPGDMLIITIVLCYSVIAPLIIPFGVVYFGLGWLVLRNQALKVFVPSFESYGKMWPHMHTRILASLLLFQITMLGFFGLKKFYYTPFLIPLPIISLIFVYVCWKKFYRSFHNTPLEVACHELKEVPNMEQIFRSFIPPSLNSEKADDEQFEDALSQVSRMGSFA, encoded by the exons ATGGATTTTTCTTCCTTCTTGACGTCCTTGGGAACTTCCTTTGTGATCTTTGTGATTTTGATGCTGCTTTTTACATGGCTTTCCAGGAAACCTGGGAACACAGTCGTGTATTACCCCAACAGGATCTTGAAAGGCTTGGATCCTTGGGAGGGAGGGTCTAGGACCCGCAACCCCTTCGCTTGGGTACGGGAAGCTGTGTCTTCCAGTGAAGAGGATGTCATAAACATGTCTGGAGTAGACACTGCTGTCTATTTTGTGTTCTTGAGTACAG TTTTATCAATACTGGTTCTATATGGCATCATTCTTCTACCAGTTCTTCTCCCTCTTGCTGCAACCGAAAAAAGAGTGTACGTCACAAATTCTACAAGTGAGGGGACTTTCAATGAACTTGACAAGCTATCTATGGGACATGTTAAG GAGAAGAGTCCAAGGTTGTGGGCATTCCTGATTGCTACCTACTGGGTTTCTTTTGTCACCTATTTCCTCTTATGGAAGGCATACAAGCATGTTTCTGGGCTGAGAGCTAAGGCTTTAATGTCTCCAGAAGCAAAAGCAGAGCAATTCGCTGTTCTTGTTAGGGATATACCTCCTCCACCTGAAGGCCAAACTATAAAGGAACAGGTGGattcatattttaaatcaaTCTACCCTGAGACATTTTACAGATCAATGGTGGTTACAAACAATAAGGAG GTTAACAAAATTTATGAAGAATTAGAAGGGTACAAGAAAAAGCTTGCACGTGCAGAAGCCATATATACCAAGTCCAAAGAACTGGGCAAACCGGAAGGCTCAAGACCTAGTATGAGAACTGGCTTCCTTGGTCTCATTGGTAAGGAAGTAGATAGTATAGAATACTTCAATGAGAAGATTAAGGAACTAGTCCCAAAATTGGAAGCTGCACAAAAAGTTACACTGCGTGAGAAGCAGCTGCGTTCTGCTTTGATCTTTTTCAACAGCAGAGTGGCAGCAGCTTCTGCATCTCAGAGTCTACATGCTCAAATGGTTGACAAGTGGACTGTCACGGAAGCTCCTGAACCTCGTCAACTTTTATGGTCTAATCTTAAAGTTAAGTTTTTTGAGAGGGTAATACGACAGTATGTGATATATATTATTGTGGCTCTGACCATATTGTTTTACATGATACCAATTGGGTTGATTTCTGCATTAACAACTTTGGACAATCTGAAGAAATTTCTCCCATTTTTAAAGCCAATTATAAACATTGATGCAATCAAGATAGTGTTGGAAGCCTACCTCCCTCAGATTGCACTCATTGTCTTTTTGGCATTGTTGCCTAAGTTGCTTTTGTTTCTATCCAAGGCAGAGGGAATTCCTTCTGTGAGCCATGCAGTAAGGGCTACATCTGGGAAGTACTTTTATTTCACTGTGTTGAATGTTTTTCTCGGAGTTACAATCGGTGGAACCTTGTTCCGTACATTCAAGAAAATTCAGAAGGATCCAAATTCTCTAGTTGACTTGCTCGGAAATGGCCTCCCTGGCAATGCAACTTTCTTTCTGACCTTCGTGGCCCTGAA GTTCTTTGTTGGATATGGACTTGAGCTTTCCCGTTTGGTTCCTCTGATCATATATCATCTGAAAAGGAAGTATCTTTGCAAGACTgaagctgagttgaaagaggcTTGGGCTCCTGGAGATTTTGGATATGCAACCAGAGTTCCTGGTGATATGCTTATCATCACAATCGTCCTCTGCTACTCTGTCATAGCTCCTCTAATTATCCCATTTGGAGTTGTGTACTTTGGCCTGGGATGGCTTGTTTTACGAAATCAG GCACTTAAAGTCTTTGTTCCATCTTTTGAGAGCTATGGAAAGATGTGGCCCCATATGCATACCCGAATTCTTGCTTCTCTATTATTGTTCCAAATCACCATGTTAGGTTTCTTTGGGCTCAAGAAATTCTACTATACTCCATTCCTGATTCCACTTCCCATAATTTCCTTGATTTTCGTTTATGTTTGTTGGAAGAAATTCTACCGTTCTTTTCATAACACGCCTCTTGAAGTTGCTTGCCATGAACTGAAAGAAGTTCCTAACATGGAACAAATCTTCAGATCCTTCATCCCACCAAGCTTGAACTCTGAGAAGGCCGACGATGAACAGTTTGAAGATGCATTATCACAAGTTTCAAGAATGGGATCATTTGCTTGA
- the LOC110605164 gene encoding CSC1-like protein ERD4 isoform X2 translates to MSGVDTAVYFVFLSTVLSILVLYGIILLPVLLPLAATEKRVYVTNSTSEGTFNELDKLSMGHVKEKSPRLWAFLIATYWVSFVTYFLLWKAYKHVSGLRAKALMSPEAKAEQFAVLVRDIPPPPEGQTIKEQVDSYFKSIYPETFYRSMVVTNNKEVNKIYEELEGYKKKLARAEAIYTKSKELGKPEGSRPSMRTGFLGLIGKEVDSIEYFNEKIKELVPKLEAAQKVTLREKQLRSALIFFNSRVAAASASQSLHAQMVDKWTVTEAPEPRQLLWSNLKVKFFERVIRQYVIYIIVALTILFYMIPIGLISALTTLDNLKKFLPFLKPIINIDAIKIVLEAYLPQIALIVFLALLPKLLLFLSKAEGIPSVSHAVRATSGKYFYFTVLNVFLGVTIGGTLFRTFKKIQKDPNSLVDLLGNGLPGNATFFLTFVALKFFVGYGLELSRLVPLIIYHLKRKYLCKTEAELKEAWAPGDFGYATRVPGDMLIITIVLCYSVIAPLIIPFGVVYFGLGWLVLRNQALKVFVPSFESYGKMWPHMHTRILASLLLFQITMLGFFGLKKFYYTPFLIPLPIISLIFVYVCWKKFYRSFHNTPLEVACHELKEVPNMEQIFRSFIPPSLNSEKADDEQFEDALSQVSRMGSFA, encoded by the exons ATGTCTGGAGTAGACACTGCTGTCTATTTTGTGTTCTTGAGTACAG TTTTATCAATACTGGTTCTATATGGCATCATTCTTCTACCAGTTCTTCTCCCTCTTGCTGCAACCGAAAAAAGAGTGTACGTCACAAATTCTACAAGTGAGGGGACTTTCAATGAACTTGACAAGCTATCTATGGGACATGTTAAG GAGAAGAGTCCAAGGTTGTGGGCATTCCTGATTGCTACCTACTGGGTTTCTTTTGTCACCTATTTCCTCTTATGGAAGGCATACAAGCATGTTTCTGGGCTGAGAGCTAAGGCTTTAATGTCTCCAGAAGCAAAAGCAGAGCAATTCGCTGTTCTTGTTAGGGATATACCTCCTCCACCTGAAGGCCAAACTATAAAGGAACAGGTGGattcatattttaaatcaaTCTACCCTGAGACATTTTACAGATCAATGGTGGTTACAAACAATAAGGAG GTTAACAAAATTTATGAAGAATTAGAAGGGTACAAGAAAAAGCTTGCACGTGCAGAAGCCATATATACCAAGTCCAAAGAACTGGGCAAACCGGAAGGCTCAAGACCTAGTATGAGAACTGGCTTCCTTGGTCTCATTGGTAAGGAAGTAGATAGTATAGAATACTTCAATGAGAAGATTAAGGAACTAGTCCCAAAATTGGAAGCTGCACAAAAAGTTACACTGCGTGAGAAGCAGCTGCGTTCTGCTTTGATCTTTTTCAACAGCAGAGTGGCAGCAGCTTCTGCATCTCAGAGTCTACATGCTCAAATGGTTGACAAGTGGACTGTCACGGAAGCTCCTGAACCTCGTCAACTTTTATGGTCTAATCTTAAAGTTAAGTTTTTTGAGAGGGTAATACGACAGTATGTGATATATATTATTGTGGCTCTGACCATATTGTTTTACATGATACCAATTGGGTTGATTTCTGCATTAACAACTTTGGACAATCTGAAGAAATTTCTCCCATTTTTAAAGCCAATTATAAACATTGATGCAATCAAGATAGTGTTGGAAGCCTACCTCCCTCAGATTGCACTCATTGTCTTTTTGGCATTGTTGCCTAAGTTGCTTTTGTTTCTATCCAAGGCAGAGGGAATTCCTTCTGTGAGCCATGCAGTAAGGGCTACATCTGGGAAGTACTTTTATTTCACTGTGTTGAATGTTTTTCTCGGAGTTACAATCGGTGGAACCTTGTTCCGTACATTCAAGAAAATTCAGAAGGATCCAAATTCTCTAGTTGACTTGCTCGGAAATGGCCTCCCTGGCAATGCAACTTTCTTTCTGACCTTCGTGGCCCTGAA GTTCTTTGTTGGATATGGACTTGAGCTTTCCCGTTTGGTTCCTCTGATCATATATCATCTGAAAAGGAAGTATCTTTGCAAGACTgaagctgagttgaaagaggcTTGGGCTCCTGGAGATTTTGGATATGCAACCAGAGTTCCTGGTGATATGCTTATCATCACAATCGTCCTCTGCTACTCTGTCATAGCTCCTCTAATTATCCCATTTGGAGTTGTGTACTTTGGCCTGGGATGGCTTGTTTTACGAAATCAG GCACTTAAAGTCTTTGTTCCATCTTTTGAGAGCTATGGAAAGATGTGGCCCCATATGCATACCCGAATTCTTGCTTCTCTATTATTGTTCCAAATCACCATGTTAGGTTTCTTTGGGCTCAAGAAATTCTACTATACTCCATTCCTGATTCCACTTCCCATAATTTCCTTGATTTTCGTTTATGTTTGTTGGAAGAAATTCTACCGTTCTTTTCATAACACGCCTCTTGAAGTTGCTTGCCATGAACTGAAAGAAGTTCCTAACATGGAACAAATCTTCAGATCCTTCATCCCACCAAGCTTGAACTCTGAGAAGGCCGACGATGAACAGTTTGAAGATGCATTATCACAAGTTTCAAGAATGGGATCATTTGCTTGA